A single window of Candidatus Binataceae bacterium DNA harbors:
- the aroA gene encoding 3-phosphoshikimate 1-carboxyvinyltransferase produces MPLREIEIIPLTRPLNASVTPPGSKSITNRALILAAMADGRSVIEGALLSDDTARMAAALQALGFAVETDAPQRRITVFGRAGRIPAIAADLDAGNAGTAMRFLAGFVTLGRGRYRLDGSVRMRERPIASLLETLRALGVAASSANRDDRPPIIIDMSGAHFAGGEATIDASLSSQFVSALLMPAPRWPRGLRLTVRGETAHPFIAMTTRLMERWGAHSTMRDDTIVVAGGQQYQPMEFSVEPDATAAGYFAAAAVVAGGVVTIRGLEADSLQGDSGFFALLERMGARVVRRGGAIEVASGAELRGLDVTMNTMPDVVPTLAAIAPFASSPTRIRGVGFIRHHESDRIRALATELRRLGAAVEEFDDGLGIAPSTLHAATIETYDDHRIAMAFAVAGLRVAGVRITNPGCVAKTYPNFFRDLATL; encoded by the coding sequence GTGCCATTGAGAGAGATCGAGATAATTCCGCTGACGCGGCCATTGAACGCGAGCGTGACGCCGCCCGGCTCCAAGAGCATCACGAATCGCGCGCTGATCCTCGCTGCGATGGCCGATGGGCGATCAGTGATCGAAGGCGCGCTGCTGAGCGACGATACCGCCCGCATGGCCGCGGCGCTGCAAGCGCTCGGGTTTGCGGTCGAGACTGACGCGCCGCAGCGCAGAATTACCGTTTTCGGCCGCGCCGGCAGGATTCCCGCGATCGCCGCCGACCTCGACGCCGGCAACGCCGGCACCGCGATGCGCTTTCTCGCCGGCTTCGTGACGCTCGGACGCGGCCGCTATCGCCTCGACGGCAGCGTGCGGATGCGCGAGCGGCCGATCGCCTCGCTGCTCGAAACGCTTCGCGCCCTGGGTGTCGCGGCCTCGAGCGCGAATCGCGACGACCGTCCGCCCATCATAATCGACATGAGCGGTGCGCACTTCGCCGGCGGTGAAGCGACGATTGACGCCAGCCTCTCGTCTCAATTCGTCTCGGCACTGCTGATGCCGGCGCCGCGCTGGCCGCGCGGCTTGCGACTCACGGTGCGCGGCGAGACCGCTCATCCGTTTATCGCGATGACGACCCGGCTGATGGAGCGTTGGGGTGCGCACAGCACGATGCGCGACGACACAATCGTCGTTGCGGGTGGACAGCAGTACCAGCCAATGGAATTCAGCGTCGAGCCGGACGCGACCGCGGCCGGCTACTTCGCCGCGGCTGCGGTCGTCGCCGGCGGGGTGGTGACGATCCGCGGACTCGAGGCGGACTCGCTCCAAGGCGACAGCGGATTTTTCGCACTGCTCGAACGGATGGGCGCTCGCGTCGTGCGGCGCGGCGGCGCGATAGAGGTCGCGAGCGGCGCCGAACTCCGCGGCCTTGACGTAACGATGAACACGATGCCCGACGTCGTGCCGACGCTCGCGGCAATCGCACCGTTTGCCTCGTCGCCGACGCGGATTCGCGGCGTCGGCTTTATTCGCCATCACGAAAGCGATCGTATCCGCGCGCTCGCGACAGAGCTGCGCCGGCTGGGCGCGGCGGTGGAGGAATTTGACGACGGCCTCGGAATCGCGCCCTCAACTCTGCACGCCGCGACGATCGAAACCTACGACGACCATCGGATCGCGATGGCGTTCGCCGTCGCCGGACTGCGAGTCGCGGGCGTACGCATCACCAATCCGGGCTGCGTGGCCAAGACCTATCCGAATTTTTTCCGCGACCTCGCCACCCTCTGA
- a CDS encoding muconolactone Delta-isomerase family protein, giving the protein MLFMLKAHIEKPAQTSNKEFYTVWRQEAEAALGALKAGAIKSIYKVAGEPVVIAILDLPSADDLDHAIAGLPIWKLGYSHIVAKLEITALRPYENWAEDLKQLSA; this is encoded by the coding sequence ATGTTGTTCATGCTCAAAGCCCATATCGAAAAGCCCGCGCAGACCTCGAACAAGGAGTTCTACACGGTCTGGCGTCAGGAGGCGGAAGCCGCCCTGGGCGCGTTAAAGGCGGGTGCAATCAAGAGTATCTACAAGGTCGCTGGGGAGCCGGTGGTCATCGCGATTCTCGACCTGCCGTCGGCGGACGATCTCGATCACGCAATCGCGGGCCTGCCGATCTGGAAGCTCGGCTATTCGCATATCGTGGCGAAGCTCGAGATCACCGCGCTGCGGCCGTACGAGAATTGGGCCGAGGATCTAAAGCAGCTTTCCGCTTAG
- a CDS encoding TldD/PmbA family protein, with protein sequence MSQFDPALAEWVLEQARKCGATAAEVLLVSAESLAAGVRMGEVEKLKSSRERRLGLRVFTGQSSANASTAELERDSLKAFVANTVAMARLTAADPWAGLPDPALHPHDFPELDLSDQTHGIVGADAALKLARTAEQAALAVDPRIKNSEGAEFSSGRYQVMFANSQGFSGAYAGSSFGLGAAPIAQSDDGRMQQGYWSTASRHFDRLEAAEAVGVTASQRALRRLGARKIKTMRAPIVFDPEMAASLIRSIAGAASGPSLYKGASFLADRLDTAIAAPTVTLRDDGRMQGGLGSKPFDGEGLATNQKNLVENGVLKTYLLDSYSARKLKLAPTGNASRGVGDSPGVSTTNFYLQPGRHTPDEIIGSVKQGLYVTEMIGFGVNGVTGDYSRGAGGMWIENGELAYPVQEITIAGNLKEMFLAIEMIGNDLRWRSSTVSPTIKVSEMMIAGE encoded by the coding sequence ATGAGTCAGTTTGATCCGGCACTCGCCGAATGGGTGCTCGAGCAGGCGAGGAAGTGCGGAGCGACCGCCGCCGAGGTGTTGCTGGTGAGCGCGGAATCGCTCGCCGCGGGCGTGCGCATGGGCGAAGTCGAAAAGCTCAAAAGCTCGCGCGAGCGCCGGCTGGGGCTGCGCGTCTTCACCGGGCAATCGTCGGCGAATGCTTCTACGGCAGAGCTGGAGCGCGATTCGCTTAAGGCGTTCGTCGCCAACACGGTCGCGATGGCGCGGCTGACCGCGGCGGATCCGTGGGCTGGGCTGCCCGACCCGGCGCTCCATCCGCACGATTTTCCGGAGCTCGATCTGAGCGATCAGACGCACGGGATCGTCGGGGCCGACGCGGCGCTGAAGCTGGCGCGCACGGCGGAGCAGGCCGCGCTGGCGGTCGATCCGCGGATCAAAAACTCGGAAGGCGCCGAGTTCAGTTCGGGCCGCTACCAGGTGATGTTCGCCAACAGCCAGGGCTTCAGCGGCGCGTACGCGGGGAGCTCGTTTGGCCTCGGCGCTGCGCCGATCGCGCAATCGGACGACGGCCGGATGCAGCAGGGTTACTGGTCCACGGCGTCGCGCCACTTCGACCGGCTGGAAGCGGCGGAGGCGGTGGGCGTCACGGCGTCGCAGCGGGCGCTGCGGCGGCTGGGTGCGCGGAAGATCAAGACCATGCGCGCACCGATCGTCTTTGATCCGGAGATGGCGGCGTCGCTGATTCGCTCGATCGCGGGTGCGGCGTCAGGGCCGTCACTCTACAAGGGGGCGTCATTTCTCGCTGATCGCCTCGACACGGCGATCGCCGCGCCAACTGTCACTCTGCGCGACGACGGCCGGATGCAAGGCGGCCTCGGCTCGAAGCCCTTCGACGGCGAGGGTCTCGCGACCAATCAGAAGAATCTGGTTGAGAACGGTGTACTCAAAACCTACCTGCTCGATTCCTACTCTGCGCGCAAGCTCAAGCTCGCGCCGACCGGTAACGCGTCGCGCGGGGTGGGCGATTCGCCGGGCGTCAGTACGACCAATTTTTACCTGCAACCCGGCCGGCATACGCCCGACGAGATTATCGGGTCGGTGAAACAAGGACTCTACGTCACCGAGATGATCGGCTTCGGCGTCAACGGCGTGACCGGCGATTACTCGCGCGGCGCCGGCGGGATGTGGATCGAGAATGGCGAGCTCGCCTATCCGGTGCAGGAGATTACGATCGCGGGCAATCTCAAGGAGATGTTTTTGGCAATCGAGATGATCGGGAACGATCTGCGCTGGCGTTCCTCGACGGTCTCACCGACGATCAAGGTCAGCGAGATGATGATCGCCGGCGAATAA
- the tldD gene encoding metalloprotease TldD, producing MANELTKPENFFMSRFGMNANAFERILGNALERKADYADLYFEYRSAEGLGLEESMVNQTSKSVSHGVGVRVCAEDRTGYAYSDEVTIDRMKLAAEAARAIADERGATPAAVHLGQPVPRHHLYELGSTPLEVPIEERARLLRQIDETVRALDPRVRNVMASFSSEQRIVMIVNSEGQLAADLQPLSRLSVSVIVEEQGKGRQIGSFGGGGRVEWSYFFDQERWKDYALRAARQALTNLDAIDAPAGEMVVVLGPGWPGILLHEAIGHGLEGDFNRKGVSAFSGRIGQQVATPLCTVVDDGTIANRRGSINVDDEGTPTSRTTLIEKGILRGYLQDRLNARLMKMTPTGNGRRESFAHAPMPRMTNTFMLPGESAPDDIIKSVKQGLFAVSFGGGQVDITNGKFVFSASEAYLIEDGQVTRPVKGATLIGNGPDVLTRVSMVGNDLALDSGIGVCGKDGQSVPVGVGLPTIRIDGLTVGGTRA from the coding sequence ATGGCGAATGAACTGACCAAGCCCGAAAATTTTTTCATGAGCCGCTTTGGCATGAACGCGAATGCCTTCGAGCGGATTCTCGGCAACGCGCTCGAGCGCAAGGCGGATTATGCCGATCTCTACTTCGAGTACCGCAGCGCCGAGGGGCTGGGGCTCGAGGAATCGATGGTCAATCAGACCTCGAAGAGCGTCTCGCACGGCGTCGGGGTGCGGGTCTGTGCCGAGGATCGTACGGGCTACGCCTACTCCGACGAGGTCACAATCGATCGGATGAAGCTGGCGGCGGAGGCCGCCCGCGCGATCGCCGACGAGCGCGGCGCGACGCCGGCGGCGGTGCACCTCGGGCAGCCTGTGCCGCGCCATCATCTGTATGAGCTCGGTAGCACGCCGCTCGAAGTCCCGATCGAGGAGCGGGCGCGCCTGCTGCGTCAGATCGACGAGACCGTGCGTGCGCTCGATCCGCGCGTGCGCAACGTGATGGCGTCGTTCAGCTCCGAGCAGCGGATCGTGATGATCGTCAATAGCGAGGGGCAGCTTGCCGCTGATCTGCAGCCGCTCAGCCGGCTGAGCGTCAGCGTTATCGTCGAGGAGCAGGGCAAGGGCCGTCAGATCGGCTCCTTCGGCGGCGGCGGCCGGGTCGAATGGAGCTACTTCTTCGATCAGGAACGCTGGAAGGATTACGCGCTGCGCGCGGCGCGGCAGGCGCTGACGAACCTTGACGCGATCGACGCGCCGGCGGGCGAGATGGTGGTGGTGCTCGGACCAGGATGGCCGGGAATCCTGCTGCATGAAGCGATCGGTCACGGCCTCGAAGGCGACTTCAATCGCAAGGGCGTCTCGGCTTTCAGCGGTCGGATCGGACAGCAGGTCGCGACGCCGCTGTGCACGGTGGTCGATGACGGCACGATTGCGAATCGCCGCGGCAGCATCAACGTTGACGACGAAGGGACGCCAACCTCGCGCACGACGCTGATCGAAAAGGGCATCCTGCGCGGCTACCTGCAGGATCGGCTCAACGCGCGGCTGATGAAGATGACGCCGACCGGCAACGGCCGGCGCGAAAGCTTCGCCCACGCACCGATGCCGCGGATGACCAACACCTTCATGCTGCCGGGCGAATCGGCGCCCGACGATATAATCAAGTCGGTGAAGCAGGGGCTGTTCGCGGTCAGCTTCGGCGGCGGCCAGGTGGATATCACCAACGGCAAATTCGTCTTTTCAGCGAGCGAGGCCTACCTGATCGAAGACGGGCAGGTGACGCGGCCGGTCAAGGGTGCGACGCTGATCGGCAACGGTCCCGACGTGCTCACGCGGGTCTCGATGGTCGGCAATGATCTCGCACTGGACTCGGGTATCGGGGTTTGCGGGAAGGACGGCCAATCGGTGCCGGTCGGAGTCGGCTTGCCGACGATCCGAATCGACGGTCTCACGGTCGGGGGCACCCGCGCCTGA
- a CDS encoding DNA-directed RNA polymerase subunit alpha, with protein MHNDWRDLIKPKTVEFEEKELTPMYGRFFAEPLERGYGITIGNAMRRILLSSLPGFAITAVRIKGVLHEFSTVPGVKEDVTDIILNLKEVRLRLHEGEELTATLKAKGESVVTARDITGGPSLEVLTPNQHIATLDKGADFDVELVIKRGRGYVPGERSEDEEPIGTIRLDAIYAPVKRANFVVTNARVGQRTDYDRLALEIWTDGSISPREALTYAARVMRDQMSIFAGVEEDDVEAVVGGAAPSDARPAINEYLYRPVEGLPISVRAFNGLQNADIKYIGELVQRAEQDMLRIKNFGRKSLTEIKEVLTDMGLSLGMRLDNLPARGELDRMWEEQERRESA; from the coding sequence ATGCATAACGATTGGCGTGACCTGATCAAACCCAAGACGGTCGAGTTTGAAGAAAAGGAGCTGACCCCGATGTACGGGCGCTTCTTTGCCGAACCGCTCGAGCGCGGCTATGGGATCACGATCGGCAACGCAATGCGCCGCATCCTGCTCTCCTCGTTGCCGGGCTTCGCGATCACCGCGGTACGGATCAAGGGCGTCCTGCACGAATTCTCGACGGTGCCCGGGGTCAAAGAGGACGTGACGGACATCATCTTGAACCTCAAGGAAGTCCGGCTGCGGCTGCACGAAGGTGAAGAGCTGACGGCGACGCTGAAGGCGAAGGGCGAGTCGGTAGTGACGGCGCGGGATATCACCGGCGGACCGAGCCTCGAAGTGCTGACGCCGAATCAGCATATCGCGACGCTCGATAAGGGCGCCGACTTCGATGTCGAACTGGTGATCAAGCGCGGGCGCGGTTACGTACCGGGCGAGCGCAGCGAGGACGAAGAGCCGATCGGGACGATTCGGCTCGACGCGATCTATGCGCCGGTTAAGCGCGCGAACTTCGTCGTGACCAACGCGCGCGTCGGTCAGCGTACGGATTACGACCGGCTGGCGCTCGAAATCTGGACCGACGGTTCGATTTCGCCGCGCGAGGCGCTGACCTATGCGGCGCGCGTGATGCGCGATCAGATGTCGATCTTCGCGGGCGTCGAGGAAGATGACGTCGAGGCCGTGGTCGGCGGCGCGGCGCCGAGCGACGCGCGTCCGGCGATCAATGAATATCTGTATCGCCCGGTTGAAGGGCTGCCGATCTCGGTGCGCGCCTTCAACGGATTGCAGAACGCCGACATCAAGTATATCGGCGAACTGGTCCAGCGCGCGGAGCAGGACATGCTGCGGATCAAGAATTTCGGCCGCAAGTCGTTGACGGAAATCAAGGAAGTGCTGACCGACATGGGGCTGTCGCTCGGGATGCGGCTGGATAATCTGCCGGCGCGCGGCGAACTCGATCGCATGTGGGAAGAGCAGGAGCGGCGCGAGTCCGCTTAG
- the rpsD gene encoding 30S ribosomal protein S4 → MARNLGPVCRMCRREGLKLFLKGERCYSDKCAIERRNYPPGAHGQARTRFSEFAIRLREKQKVRRIYGLLEKQFAGYFASAERMAGITGENLLVLLERRLDNVVYRLGFASSLAQARQLVRHGHIAINGRTITIPSHLVNVSEVVSIAEKSRQKKVVVEAIELAQRRGVPPWMTLEREQFRGSLKALPARADLTMPISEKLIVEHYSR, encoded by the coding sequence GTGGCGAGAAATCTCGGTCCGGTCTGCCGGATGTGCCGGCGCGAAGGGCTCAAGCTCTTCCTCAAGGGTGAGCGCTGTTATTCGGACAAGTGCGCGATCGAGCGGCGCAATTATCCGCCGGGGGCGCACGGCCAGGCGCGCACGCGCTTTTCAGAGTTTGCGATCCGGCTGCGGGAAAAGCAGAAGGTCCGGCGCATCTACGGGTTGCTCGAGAAGCAGTTTGCCGGCTACTTCGCGAGCGCGGAGCGGATGGCGGGGATCACCGGCGAGAATCTGCTGGTGCTGCTCGAGCGGCGGCTGGACAACGTCGTCTACCGGCTGGGCTTCGCGAGTTCGCTGGCGCAGGCGCGGCAACTGGTGCGGCACGGGCATATCGCGATTAACGGCCGGACGATTACTATTCCGTCGCATCTGGTGAATGTAAGCGAGGTCGTCAGCATCGCGGAAAAGAGCCGGCAAAAGAAGGTCGTGGTCGAGGCGATCGAGCTGGCGCAGCGGCGCGGCGTGCCGCCTTGGATGACGCTCGAGCGCGAGCAGTTCCGCGGCTCGCTCAAAGCCCTGCCGGCGCGGGCTGATCTGACGATGCCGATCAGCGAAAAGCTGATCGTTGAACACTACTCGCGCTAG
- the rpsK gene encoding 30S ribosomal protein S11, which produces MADENESKETTPAPAPAEATGTPAPAGAAAPAPRRKRTKRSVPEGIAHVHATFNNTIVTITDHQGLVVAWSSAGSVGFKGSRKGTPFAAQMAAEAAARKVGEYGMRSVVVYVKGPGGGRESAVRALQATGLNVQSIKDVTPIPHNGCRPPKKRRV; this is translated from the coding sequence ATGGCTGACGAGAACGAAAGCAAGGAAACGACGCCCGCTCCGGCCCCGGCCGAGGCTACTGGGACCCCGGCGCCGGCAGGCGCCGCAGCGCCCGCACCACGCCGCAAGCGGACCAAGCGCAGCGTGCCGGAAGGGATCGCGCACGTGCACGCGACTTTCAACAATACGATCGTAACGATCACCGACCATCAGGGCTTGGTGGTGGCGTGGTCGAGCGCGGGCTCGGTGGGCTTCAAGGGTTCGCGCAAAGGGACGCCGTTCGCTGCGCAGATGGCGGCGGAGGCGGCCGCCCGCAAAGTCGGGGAATACGGAATGCGTTCGGTAGTCGTGTACGTGAAGGGACCGGGGGGAGGGCGCGAATCGGCGGTGCGCGCGCTGCAAGCCACCGGGCTCAACGTGCAATCGATTAAGGACGTGACGCCGATACCACATAACGGCTGCCGGCCGCCCAAGAAGCGCCGGGTCTGA
- the rpsM gene encoding 30S ribosomal protein S13 has translation MARVAGVELPHNKRMEIALTYIYGIGRTAAQKILAKANVDAARNSDELSAEEQVRIRNVIDADYEVEGDLRRDHQQAIKRLMDLGSYRGIRHRRGLPVRGQRTHTNARTRKGPRKLVAGKKQAPPKG, from the coding sequence ATGGCGCGTGTTGCCGGAGTGGAGCTGCCACACAATAAACGCATGGAGATTGCGCTGACCTATATCTACGGCATCGGCCGTACCGCAGCGCAAAAGATCCTGGCGAAGGCGAATGTCGATGCCGCGCGGAATAGCGACGAGTTGAGCGCCGAAGAGCAGGTGCGCATTCGTAACGTGATCGACGCCGATTATGAGGTCGAGGGCGACCTGCGGCGCGATCATCAGCAGGCAATCAAGCGGCTGATGGATTTGGGCAGCTATCGCGGCATCCGCCATCGGCGGGGATTACCGGTGCGCGGCCAGCGGACCCATACGAATGCACGCACGCGCAAGGGGCCGCGCAAACTGGTAGCGGGCAAGAAGCAGGCGCCGCCCAAAGGCTAG
- the rpmJ gene encoding 50S ribosomal protein L36, translating into MKVRASVKKICKNCKVVRRLGVIRILCSNPRHKQRQG; encoded by the coding sequence ATGAAGGTTCGGGCCTCGGTAAAAAAGATCTGCAAGAACTGCAAAGTGGTGCGCCGGCTCGGCGTCATCCGGATTTTGTGTTCGAATCCGCGGCACAAGCAGCGGCAGGGCTAA
- the infA gene encoding translation initiation factor IF-1, with product MSKGDAIEVSGSVQEALPNAMFRVTLENGHRVLAHISGKMRMHYIKILPGDKVTVELSPYDLTRGRITYRVR from the coding sequence ATGTCGAAGGGCGATGCAATTGAAGTGAGCGGGTCGGTGCAAGAGGCGCTGCCCAATGCAATGTTTCGGGTGACCTTAGAGAATGGCCACCGCGTGCTCGCGCATATCTCGGGCAAGATGCGCATGCATTACATCAAGATTCTGCCGGGCGACAAAGTCACAGTTGAGCTGTCGCCCTATGACCTGACGCGCGGGCGGATTACGTACCGGGTGCGCTAG
- the map gene encoding type I methionyl aminopeptidase, producing MITLKNAEELVLMRTASRIVAEVLVQLAAAAKPGVSTLQLDRLAEELTRSKGALPAFKGYKPHTVEYRHSLCVSINDEIVHGIPRAGRKLKSGDIVGLDFGVSYEGFFGDAARTIAIGPVSSEAERLMRVTREALYAGIEQARTGNRISDIARAVQRTAEEAGFSVVTEFAGHGIGRKLHEEPQVPNYFRAGMPNPRLQEGMVLAIEPMVNQGTPHLEILDDGWTAVTADGKLSAHFEHSIAITAAGPEILSQLN from the coding sequence GTGATCACGCTGAAGAACGCGGAAGAGCTGGTGCTGATGCGAACGGCGAGCCGAATCGTCGCGGAGGTGCTGGTGCAACTGGCGGCTGCGGCGAAGCCCGGAGTGAGCACGCTGCAGCTCGATCGTCTGGCGGAAGAATTGACGCGCAGCAAGGGCGCGCTGCCGGCGTTCAAAGGCTATAAGCCTCATACGGTGGAGTATCGCCATAGTCTGTGCGTTTCGATCAATGACGAGATTGTGCATGGAATTCCGCGAGCCGGGCGCAAACTCAAATCGGGCGACATCGTCGGGCTGGATTTCGGCGTCTCGTATGAGGGTTTCTTCGGCGACGCGGCGCGCACGATCGCGATTGGGCCGGTGTCGAGTGAGGCCGAGCGCCTGATGCGGGTGACGCGAGAGGCGCTTTACGCCGGGATCGAACAGGCGAGGACGGGCAATCGGATAAGCGACATCGCGCGCGCGGTGCAGCGGACCGCCGAGGAGGCGGGCTTTTCGGTGGTGACGGAGTTCGCCGGTCACGGGATCGGGCGCAAGCTGCACGAAGAGCCGCAGGTGCCGAATTATTTTCGCGCTGGGATGCCGAATCCGCGCCTCCAGGAAGGGATGGTGCTGGCGATCGAGCCGATGGTGAATCAGGGTACGCCGCATCTGGAGATTCTCGACGATGGCTGGACCGCGGTTACCGCCGACGGCAAGCTCTCGGCGCACTTCGAGCACTCGATCGCGATCACCGCGGCGGGTCCGGAGATTCTGAGCCAACTCAATTGA
- a CDS encoding adenylate kinase, with product MAVAPPEWRTQGRSVKGQAQMRLVLLGPPGAGKGTQARMLEGGLRVPQIASGDLLRAAVRNGTESGLKAKRFMDRGELVPDDLVLAMIGERLDQPDTREGFILDGFPRTVPQAETLAQMLKVRGVALDKVVAIAVPDAEIVKRISGRRTCRKCAAMYHVIYDPPRNMEMCNKCNGELYQRDDDAEDTVRTRLEVYNESTRPLLEHYAKLGLLAEIDGIGSPADIERRIRDALGVKLA from the coding sequence GTGGCGGTCGCGCCGCCTGAGTGGCGGACGCAAGGGCGATCGGTTAAGGGACAAGCGCAGATGCGACTGGTTTTGTTGGGTCCGCCTGGAGCCGGCAAGGGCACGCAGGCACGAATGCTCGAAGGCGGGCTGCGGGTTCCACAAATCGCCAGCGGCGATTTGCTGCGCGCGGCGGTGCGTAACGGGACCGAGTCGGGCCTCAAAGCCAAGCGCTTCATGGATCGCGGAGAGCTGGTTCCCGACGATCTCGTGCTGGCGATGATTGGCGAGCGGCTAGATCAGCCCGACACGCGGGAGGGATTCATACTTGACGGCTTTCCACGTACGGTGCCGCAGGCCGAGACGCTGGCGCAGATGCTGAAAGTTCGCGGCGTAGCGCTCGACAAGGTGGTGGCGATTGCAGTACCCGACGCCGAGATCGTCAAGCGTATCTCGGGGCGGCGGACCTGCCGGAAATGCGCGGCGATGTACCACGTGATTTATGATCCGCCGCGCAATATGGAGATGTGCAACAAGTGCAACGGTGAACTTTATCAGCGGGACGACGACGCCGAAGATACGGTGAGGACGCGGCTGGAAGTTTATAATGAGTCGACGCGCCCACTGCTCGAGCATTACGCGAAGCTCGGTTTGCTGGCGGAAATCGACGGGATCGGGAGTCCGGCGGATATTGAACGGCGGATTCGGGACGCGCTCGGCGTAAAACTCGCGTGA
- the secY gene encoding preprotein translocase subunit SecY, giving the protein MLEGVSNASRIPELRRRLLFTAAMLAVYRLGVAVPTPGIDGQALASFFDAASSTLFGWVNLFSGGALQRFSVFALGIMPYISVAIILDLMKIGWPYLDELYKEGEAGRRKISQYTRYGTVGLAVLQGSMIAYGLEKVQSPGGGSVVYHPGASFIAMTVITLVAGTIFVMWIGEQVTERGVGNGISLIIMAGIVARLPSALGTTATFVREGEMSIFVLILILLVAMAVIALIVYVETGQRRIPVSYARRVVGRRVYGGQSSHLPLKINTSGVIPPIFASSLLVFPATIATFVPALKPISTYITPGSAAYNLLYVALIIFFCYFYTAVTFNPIDVADNLKKHGGFIPGIRPGRFTADYLDRVLSRITLGGAIYVSAVCVLPTLLIQRFNVPFYFGGTALLIVVGVALDTTAQIQTHLIARNYEGFMSRPPRGGRRGPRGGRAA; this is encoded by the coding sequence ATGCTTGAAGGGGTCTCGAACGCTTCGCGCATCCCGGAGTTGCGCCGGCGGCTGCTGTTTACGGCGGCGATGCTGGCGGTGTACCGGCTGGGCGTGGCGGTGCCGACTCCGGGAATCGACGGGCAGGCGCTGGCGTCATTCTTCGATGCGGCCTCGAGTACATTGTTCGGCTGGGTGAATCTGTTCTCGGGCGGCGCGCTCCAGCGTTTTTCGGTCTTTGCACTCGGCATCATGCCGTACATCTCGGTCGCGATCATTCTCGATCTGATGAAAATCGGCTGGCCCTATCTTGACGAGTTGTATAAAGAGGGCGAGGCCGGGCGGCGCAAAATCAGCCAGTATACACGCTACGGCACGGTCGGACTGGCGGTCCTGCAGGGCAGCATGATCGCCTACGGACTTGAAAAAGTGCAGTCGCCTGGCGGCGGCAGCGTGGTTTATCATCCGGGCGCCTCCTTTATCGCGATGACCGTGATCACGCTCGTGGCGGGGACGATCTTCGTGATGTGGATCGGCGAACAGGTGACGGAGCGCGGGGTCGGCAACGGCATCTCGCTGATCATCATGGCGGGAATCGTGGCGCGGCTGCCGAGCGCACTCGGCACCACCGCGACGTTTGTTCGCGAGGGTGAGATGAGCATCTTTGTGCTCATTTTGATTCTGCTGGTGGCAATGGCGGTGATCGCATTGATCGTCTATGTCGAGACGGGTCAGCGGCGGATTCCGGTGAGTTATGCGCGACGCGTGGTCGGACGGCGAGTCTACGGCGGCCAATCCAGCCATCTGCCGTTGAAGATCAATACGTCTGGAGTGATACCGCCGATTTTTGCGTCTTCGTTGCTGGTTTTTCCGGCCACGATCGCGACCTTTGTGCCGGCGCTCAAACCGATCAGCACCTACATCACGCCCGGGAGCGCCGCATACAATCTCCTGTACGTCGCGCTGATCATCTTTTTTTGCTACTTTTATACAGCCGTAACATTTAACCCGATCGACGTTGCCGACAATCTGAAAAAGCATGGCGGGTTCATACCTGGGATTCGGCCGGGGCGGTTCACCGCCGATTACCTGGATCGGGTTTTGTCGCGGATTACGCTAGGAGGAGCGATTTACGTCAGCGCGGTCTGCGTCTTGCCGACGCTGCTGATCCAGCGTTTCAATGTGCCTTTCTATTTTGGCGGCACCGCGCTGCTGATTGTTGTGGGAGTTGCGCTGGACACGACGGCGCAGATTCAAACGCATCTGATCGCCCGCAACTACGAAGGGTTTATGAGCCGGCCGCCGCGCGGCGGCCGGAGAGGCCCTCGTGGCGGTCGCGCCGCCTGA